Proteins from a genomic interval of Flammeovirgaceae bacterium SG7u.111:
- a CDS encoding TonB family protein — MKKTLLIVSVCIISFAFMAFGFTNRSEVGDVSNKDVLLYLSKEIGDKLTFDPSAKSVTMPNEPGEKVFSYQVQGRYARAITKAVLKDAKSLKDIIPYYPSSWISNYQSVVISTSRGGKDIAATSLNEVLSVEQIALLQSLGLEDDLQIKVNYKNKNEITGELRDQLMEVAMTVVPEKEAEFASGYDQMINYLKENSKDKISVKMLENLQTTFVLFTVNEQGNTEGVHLSESTGDAEIDKALVELVEQMPKWKPAENSKGVKVKQKFQFTFRAPSDNC; from the coding sequence ATGAAAAAGACTTTATTGATTGTAAGCGTATGCATAATATCTTTTGCCTTTATGGCATTTGGATTTACCAATAGGAGTGAAGTTGGGGATGTAAGCAATAAGGATGTACTTCTATATCTTTCTAAAGAAATAGGGGACAAGCTCACTTTTGATCCCAGCGCAAAGTCGGTTACCATGCCCAATGAGCCAGGTGAAAAGGTATTCTCCTACCAAGTACAAGGGAGATATGCACGGGCAATTACAAAAGCTGTGTTGAAAGATGCCAAATCGCTCAAGGATATCATTCCCTATTATCCATCAAGTTGGATTTCCAATTATCAATCTGTGGTTATTTCTACCTCCCGAGGCGGAAAAGACATAGCGGCTACCAGCCTCAATGAAGTGTTAAGTGTAGAGCAAATAGCATTGCTTCAATCACTAGGCTTGGAAGATGACTTGCAGATTAAGGTGAATTATAAAAATAAGAATGAAATAACGGGTGAGTTGCGTGATCAACTCATGGAAGTTGCCATGACAGTGGTTCCTGAGAAAGAAGCTGAGTTTGCCAGCGGGTACGACCAGATGATTAATTACCTGAAAGAAAATAGCAAGGATAAGATTTCTGTGAAGATGCTCGAAAATCTTCAAACTACCTTTGTGCTTTTTACGGTCAACGAGCAGGGAAATACAGAGGGTGTGCATTTGTCCGAATCAACTGGAGATGCTGAAATTGATAAAGCTTTGGTTGAATTGGTTGAGCAAATGCCAAAATGGAAACCTGCCGAAAACTCAAAAGGAGTAAAAGTTAAGCAGAAGTTCCAGTTTACTTTCCGAGCCCCCAGTGATAATTGCTAG
- a CDS encoding response regulator transcription factor codes for MVSKYYTIGLGVFVSFLLLASSSAAQNYPYKGHIEVAMRMIGHEVLLHSGDSTSRVLPIEQEAGKYKIQFEKEFAFNPEELVAIIDQVVVQTKIADHYLVEVKECGTGQVVYSYEIGNSNLANLVPCLGRIQSVAHYSILITILTPSKSSAALQTASQSLPNNLASKEGSITPFSLGLLGIPLMFLIGLVIYLRKKRRNTESDPHLISIGTYQFDSRNMELVVDEQKIELTGKETALLQLLYGNVNATIQREVLLKEVWGDEGDYVGRTLDVYISKLRKKLETDSRIKIVNIRGIGYKLVMDV; via the coding sequence ATGGTCTCTAAGTATTATACAATCGGTTTAGGTGTTTTTGTTAGCTTTCTGCTTTTAGCCAGCTCAAGTGCCGCCCAAAACTACCCATACAAAGGGCACATTGAGGTAGCCATGCGGATGATAGGGCACGAGGTTCTCCTCCATTCGGGGGATAGTACTTCTCGGGTCTTGCCTATTGAGCAAGAAGCGGGCAAATACAAGATCCAGTTCGAAAAGGAATTTGCCTTCAACCCCGAAGAGCTTGTAGCCATCATCGACCAAGTGGTTGTTCAAACAAAAATAGCAGATCATTACCTAGTAGAAGTAAAAGAATGTGGAACTGGTCAGGTTGTTTATAGCTACGAAATTGGAAATTCGAACCTTGCCAACCTAGTCCCTTGCCTAGGAAGGATTCAGTCCGTAGCTCATTATTCTATTTTAATCACAATTTTAACACCCAGCAAGTCAAGTGCAGCGCTGCAAACAGCTAGTCAATCTCTTCCCAATAACCTTGCTTCTAAGGAAGGCTCAATAACTCCTTTTAGTCTCGGTTTACTTGGTATCCCACTTATGTTCCTGATTGGGCTAGTTATTTATTTGCGAAAAAAGAGGAGGAATACCGAGAGTGACCCTCATTTGATTTCGATTGGTACATACCAGTTCGATAGTAGGAATATGGAGCTTGTAGTTGACGAGCAAAAAATAGAGTTGACGGGGAAAGAAACAGCATTGCTTCAGCTATTGTACGGCAATGTAAATGCGACGATCCAACGAGAGGTGCTCTTGAAAGAGGTATGGGGAGATGAAGGTGACTATGTGGGAAGAACCTTGGATGTGTATATATCGAAACTTCGGAAGAAGCTAGAGACCGATTCGAGAATCAAAATCGTGAATATCAGAGGTATAGGCTATAAGCTTGTGATGGATGTATAA